The DNA window AAAGGAGAAATTGTATTAAAAGGATTTGTTGAATTAAGAAAATAAAACCATAAACATTAATAGATATTAATCATGAAAAAAATAAGTTTAATAATCATCTGCGTACTTTCTTTATCGAAGGCCTTTGCTCAGCAAGATCCTATGATAAGCCAGTACATGTTTAATGGCTTGTTCCTAAACCCTGCATATTCAGGTAGCCACAAGTATTATACATCCAGTTTATTGCACAGAACCCAATGGGTTAATTTTCCCGGAGCACCAAAAACCCTATTGTTCGCCGTTGACGGATTAGCACCAACAAAATCAGAAAACATGGGTGTTGGGTTAATAGTTTCCCACGACCGAATCGGTGCCGTTGAGCAAACCGACATCTATGCTAACTATGCCTATCAGTTAAAACTTAAAAAAGGAAAATTAGCATTTGGCTTAAAAGCCGGTGTCTCGAATTATGTTTTTAAGAGCGATGGTTTAGTTATTTGGGATCAAGGTGACGAAATGTTTACAGGAAGAAGAAATGCCTGGTTACCTAAATTTGGTTTCGGCGCTTATTACTTTGCCGACAATTGGTATGCAGGACTCTCCATCCCTACTTTAGTTGCCTATGACGCGAGAAAAGATTTCAGTTTTGACGTGAACAAAGGTTCATTCTTACACCGGCACTATTATGCTTATGGCGGATATGTATTCAAGCTTAACGATAAGTTTAAATTAAAGCCAAGCGCATTAATTAAATACTTACCGGCTGCACCGATAGAAGCAGACATAAACATGAATTTATTGTATAATGATCAATTCTGGATTGGATGCTCTTACCGCTCTATGGATGCCGTAGTATTTATGGTAGAATATCAAACCAATGCCCGCTTCAGAGTTGGCTATGCATTTGATTTAACCACTACTAAGATCCGTAAGTACTCTGCAGGAACCCATGAAATCATGATCGGTTACGATTTTGGTAAAGACATCATTAAAGAAAAAACACCACGTTACTTCTAAATAAGTTTTATGAAAAAGATTATAATAACATCCCTAGCTATCTCCATATTTATTTCCAGCTGTACAAATGGCTTGTATAAAAAAGGGGTAAAAAATTACGACAAACTGGCCTACCACAAAGCCATCGAGAACTTTGAAAAGTACTTAACAAAGAAGGATGAGCCAATTGACGCTAAAGTAAAATTAGCCAACGCCTATCGCCTGGTAAATGATTACCCGAATGCCGAAAAATGGTATTCGCGCGTAGTGAATTCAGCCGATATTGATCCAAGTAATTATTTCTACTATGGTAAAATATTAATGAATGCGGGTAAATACGATGAGGCTAAAATCTGGTTAACAAAGTATTTAGAAAAAGTACCGGATGATTTTGTAGCGGAAATGCTATTGGTGTCTTGCAAATCAATTGACACCTTTAAAAAAGACACAACCCTTTATTCAGTAAAAGAAGCTGAAATTCCTGAAATCGCCACTGCATTTGGGGAAACGCCATACGGCAAAGGCATCATGTTTACTGCCGACAAAGTAACTTTCAAAAATTCGAATACCTCCACCTGGACCGGACGTTCGTACCTGGATATTTACTTTACAGCCAAAGATGAAAACGGAAAATGGTTAAGTCCGATGTTATTGAAAGGTGATGTGAACGGAAGATATCATGAAGGTCCTGCTTGTTTTAGCAAAGACGGGAAAGTTGTGTACTTCACCAGAAGTAATTACATTAAAAAGAAACGTGCTAAAAGCTCAAAGGATGAAAACAACCTTAAGATATTCAGAGCTGAATTAGTTGGCGATAAATGGACTAATGTTACCGAATGTTCATTTAACAGTGATGAATATTCCTGTGGTCACCCTACAATGGCGGATGACGGAAAAACATTGTACTTTATTTCTGACATGCCGGGTGGATTAGGCGGAACAGATATTTATAAAACTGTTTGCGATGGAGCATCATGTACTAAACCTGAAAACCTTGGAACAGCTGTTAATACCAATGGAAACGAAATGTTCCCCTATATGCATAGCGATGGTACGCTTTATTTTTCATCGGACGCGCATAATAACTTAGGCGGACTGGATGTATTTATGACCTCTTATGATGAAAGAAATAAAAAATGGTTGCAGGTAGAAAACTTAAACTATCCTTTAAATACCAATAAGGATGATTTCGCTTTTGTTTTAAACGAAGACAATAAAACCGGTTATGTTTCTTCAAACAGAGGAGAAAGTGACAAGATATATGAAATCACGAAGAATGATCCGACCTTTATTTTATCTGGGTATGTAAATCAGAAAGGGAAGCCCGGTTTGGCGATTGATTCTGCTATCATTGAAATCCATAATCTAACTACAAAAACAAAGGAAATGATTTTAACGAACAAAGCCGGAACTTATAAGATTAAGTTAAATGCTAAGTGCGAGTACATGGTTAAATCTTGGAAACCGATGTATTTTACAATTACCCCTCCAAAAAGTTTTTGTATGATTGGTAAAAAAATATCTGAAAACTTTACTGCTAATTTTGAGTTGGATCAGATTATCATTGAAAAACCAATTGTTTTGGAAAACATTTACTATGATTTAGACAAATGGTTTATCAGACCTGATGCGGCCAAGGAACTCGATCGTTTGGTGCAAGTGATGATGGACAATCCTAAATTAACTATTGAATTAAGCTCTCATACAGATTCTCGTGCCGGTGACCAATATAACCT is part of the Bacteroidota bacterium genome and encodes:
- a CDS encoding type IX secretion system membrane protein PorP/SprF, which translates into the protein MKKISLIIICVLSLSKAFAQQDPMISQYMFNGLFLNPAYSGSHKYYTSSLLHRTQWVNFPGAPKTLLFAVDGLAPTKSENMGVGLIVSHDRIGAVEQTDIYANYAYQLKLKKGKLAFGLKAGVSNYVFKSDGLVIWDQGDEMFTGRRNAWLPKFGFGAYYFADNWYAGLSIPTLVAYDARKDFSFDVNKGSFLHRHYYAYGGYVFKLNDKFKLKPSALIKYLPAAPIEADINMNLLYNDQFWIGCSYRSMDAVVFMVEYQTNARFRVGYAFDLTTTKIRKYSAGTHEIMIGYDFGKDIIKEKTPRYF
- a CDS encoding OmpA family protein, yielding MKKIIITSLAISIFISSCTNGLYKKGVKNYDKLAYHKAIENFEKYLTKKDEPIDAKVKLANAYRLVNDYPNAEKWYSRVVNSADIDPSNYFYYGKILMNAGKYDEAKIWLTKYLEKVPDDFVAEMLLVSCKSIDTFKKDTTLYSVKEAEIPEIATAFGETPYGKGIMFTADKVTFKNSNTSTWTGRSYLDIYFTAKDENGKWLSPMLLKGDVNGRYHEGPACFSKDGKVVYFTRSNYIKKKRAKSSKDENNLKIFRAELVGDKWTNVTECSFNSDEYSCGHPTMADDGKTLYFISDMPGGLGGTDIYKTVCDGASCTKPENLGTAVNTNGNEMFPYMHSDGTLYFSSDAHNNLGGLDVFMTSYDERNKKWLQVENLNYPLNTNKDDFAFVLNEDNKTGYVSSNRGESDKIYEITKNDPTFILSGYVNQKGKPGLAIDSAIIEIHNLTTKTKEMILTNKAGTYKIKLNAKCEYMVKSWKPMYFTITPPKSFCMIGKKISENFTANFELDQIIIEKPIVLENIYYDLDKWFIRPDAAKELDRLVQVMMDNPKLTIELSSHTDSRAGDQYNLVLSDKRAKAAVEYIVSKGVDAKRMRWKGYGESKLVNQCKNNIDCSEELHQQNRRTEFKAIKLSK